A genomic segment from Cyprinus carpio isolate SPL01 chromosome A22, ASM1834038v1, whole genome shotgun sequence encodes:
- the LOC109046064 gene encoding guanylyl cyclase-activating protein 1-like produces the protein MTECPSGQLTFYEFKKFFGLKNLSEISNAYVTTMFKTFDINDDGCIDFMEYVAALSLVLKGGVQQKLRWYFKLYDVDGSGCIDREELLLIFKSIRAISGAEQEISAEEFTDMVFDKIDLNGDGQLSLEEFMEGIQADEVLLKMLTQSLDLTHIVKKIYSDINSDQQCH, from the exons ATGACCGAGTGTCCGTCCGGTCAGCTCACCTTCTACGAGTTCAAGAAGTTCTTCGGCCTGAAGAATCTGTCCGAAATATCGAACGCGTACGTCACGACCATGTTCAAGACCTTCGACATTAACGAC GACGGCTGCATTGATTTCATGGAGTACGTGGCTGCTCTGAGTCTGGTTCTGAAGGGTGGCGTTCAGCAGAAGCTGCGCTGGTACTTCAAGCTCTATGACGTGGACGGCAGCGGCTGCATCGACCGCGAGGAGCTGCTGCTCATCTTCAAG TCCATTCGAGCCATTAGTGGAGCAGAGCAggagatctcagcagaggagttTACAGACATGGTGTTTGACAAGATCGACCTCAATGGAGACG gTCAGCTCTCTCTGGAGGAGTTTATGGAGGGCATTCAGGCAGACGAGGTTCTGTTGAAGATGTTGACTCAGAGTTTGGATCTGACTCATATCGTCAAAAAAATCTACAGCGATATCAACTCTGACCAGCAGTGCCACTGA